AGGATCTGGAAGTCGTCGCCGTCGAACGCGCCGGGCAGGCCGGCCTCGGAGATGTGCTTGCCGACCTTGTCGACGTTCATCCCTGGCTCGGTGAATTCGAGGTCGGAGGCGGGATCCTTCACGATGCCGGAGAACGCGACGAGCACGCCGATGTCGCCGTAGCCCTTCTCCTTCAGGTAGGCGTCGAAGGCCTGCTTGTAGCGGACGGCGTGGAGGCGCGAGCTGGTGACGAGCATCGCCTTGGCGCGACCGCCTAGCTTGTGCCGCACCTTCGTGCGGAAGTGCTCGACCATCACCTCGGTCTTCTGTGCGACGTTGTGCGGGTGCAGGCTCATGAAGCGCGCGAGCTGCCGCGTCGCCTCCTCCTTCGGCACGCGAGGGTCGTTCTCGGTCGCCTTCACGAGCCGATAGAACGCCTTGTACGTCGTGTAGCTCTTCAGCACGTCGAGGATGAAGCCCTCCTCGATGGCCTGGCGCATCGAGTAGAGGTGGAACGGGCGTGGCTTCCCCTCGGCGTCGCGATGGCCGAAGATCTCGAGCGTCTTCGCCTTGGGGGTAGCGGTGAACGCGAAGTACGACAGGTTCCTCTGCCGGCCGCGCGAGGCCATCACCGCCGCCAGCACCTTCTCCTCCGAGTCGTCTTCGTCGCCCGCTGCGTCGAGCCCTTCCGCCTCCTCGAGCGAGGTCGCCGCGAGCACCTGCTTCATCTTGCGCGCCGACTCACCGGTCTGCGAGCTGTGCGCCTCGTCGACGACGAGGGCGTAGCGCCTGCCCTTCAACCCACCGATCCGTTCGAGGATGACCGGGAACTTCTGGAGCGTCGTGATGATGATGGGCGTGCCGCCCTCGAGTGCCTTGGCGAGCTGGTCCGAGTGTTCGTCGATCTTGGCGACGACGCCCTGCTTGTGCTCGAACTGGTAGATGTTGTCCTGGAGCTGCTTGTCGAGCACGCGGCGGTCTGTGATGACGACGACCGAGTCGAAGACCCGCGCGTCCTTCGCGTCGTGGAGGCTCGCGAGGCGATGCGCGAGCCACGCGATGCTGTTCGACTTGCCGGAGCCGGCCGAGTGCTGGATGAGGTAGCTGTTTCCCGGTCCATCGATGCGCGCGGCCGCCTCGAGCCTGCGCACGGCGTCGAGCTGGTGGTAGCGCGGGAAGACAATTTTCTCCTCCTCGACCTTCTTTCCAGCGCGCAGCTTCTCCTCCTTCGCCAGGTGGAGGAAGCGCCCAACGATGTCGAGGAACGAGTCGCGCTGCCAGACCTCCTCCCAGAGGTAGGCCGTGCGGTAGCCGCTCGGGTGCTCGGGGTTGCCGGCCCCGCCGTGCGCGCCCCGGTTGAACGGCAGGAACGTCGTGCCCTCGCCGGCGAGGCGCGTCGTCATGAACGCGTGATCGGGATCGACGGCGAAGTGGACGAGCGCGCGGAGCTTGAACTGAAGCAGCCGATGACGCGGATCACGGGCGCGGTACTGCGCGATCGCGTGCTGAACCGTCTGCTGCGTGAGCGGGTTCTTCAGCTCCACCGTCGCGATCGGCAAGCCGTTCAACGACAGCATGAGGTCGATCGACTGATCTTCGTCCTTGTGCCCGCTGGGCGCGAAGCGGACCTGGCGCGTGACGGCGAGCCGGTTCTCGGCGTAGGTCGCGACTACGTCCGGGTTCAGGCCGTGCGCAGGCTTGAAAGTCGCGCAGTCGAGCTTCTTCCCGAAGAACTTGAGCCCATGCCGGAGCACGTCGAGCGTGCCCCGGCTGTCCAGCGCCTTGCACAGCGTGTCGAGCACGGCGGCTTCGAGCCCGGCGCCGTGCTGCGCACGCAGCTCGGCCCAGAGCGCGGTCTGGGTGGCCTCGAAGAAGGCGAAGAGCTCGGCCGGGAGCAGCGCCCGATCGCGGTCGAAGGCAGCAGGAGGCACCTTCCGCCAACCGCCCGCGGTGACGAGGTGATGCTCGATGGCCTCCTCGAAGGCCTGCTCCGTGTGCTTTGCGGTCATTCCGCCTCCCCCCTCTTCCCCTGTGACAGGCCGAGCCGTCACGAATTCTGTCGAACGAGCGCGAGCCCTGCGGCCGTCGTCCGGTATTGCTGCCTGGAGCTCGTGGGCTTGTCCGGGATCGTCAGCTCCAGCAGGCCGGACTCGATGAGTGGCGCCAGGACCTGGTGCCGGAACCTGGTCCTGTTCGTATGGCCGGCTGAGGCCATGAGATCAGCGAGCGAGCTTGGATCCGAAGCGATTTCCAGCACTTGAACTTGGGACAGACTTAGGACCGACTTGGGACGAACTTGGGACAGTCTGGGTCCCTGCGCCGCTTCCGGAAACACCGCCGCCTTGAACGTCACGGTGACGACGCCCGCCACTTCGGTGAACTCTGGCGCCGCGATTCCGTAGGCCCGGCACGCCTCGATTACCCGGTTGGTGCCACGGCCCCAGACCTCCACCGCCCCGGTCCGGTGGAAAGCTCCGGCCATGAGCGGGTTGCGCAGAATCGAGGGATGTTCCCCGGAGAGCAGCTCCGCGCGGATGCCCGAGGGGAATTCGCCCACGCTGCGCACCTCGATGCGATCGTCGAAGACCGCGATCGCGACGTAGGAGCTGGCGCGGCTGACGTCACGATGGATGACCGCGTTGACGATCACCTCGCGCAGCGCGTCGGCGGGCACCGGAAGGCGGTCCTCGCGGAGGATGTTGCCCTTGGGGAACCGCGCCGAGAGCGGAAGCGTCCGGTCGAGCCACGCGATCGCCTCGCGGACCATCGCGAAGGCGTGCATGTGCTCCTGCTTGTTGTCGAGGATGTCGCCGGTGATCGTCGTCCCCCGGAAGCGGCCGAGCTTGAGGAGCGCCTGCGGGTAGTCGGGCAGGAACCTCGTCCCGTAGAGCATCTGCGCGGCATGCGTGATCTGGCCATCGACGCGCAGACCCAGCCGATCGAGGATGTCTCCAACGTCCATGCTCGTGCCCGCCGATAATCGCCGCTGCTCGATCGCGGTCTGCCGGGTGCGCAGAATCTCCTCGTGGTCGAGGTCTTGGAGACGAACACCGACGGCGGGCCGGAGCTCCCAGCGATGGCGGCTGTGGTTCCGGTCGAGCAGAAGCCGCGCGTACTCCTCCTGCGACATCGTCGCGGTAGTCGAGCCGACCCGCCGGTACGCCTTCCCCTCGAAGGCGAAGGGGGCGTACTCCCTCGCCGAGGGAGCCGTCAGCACGATCACGGTGCGGCCACCATCGACGTCGACGCGCTCCAGATCGATCCGGGCCGAAGGCTCGAAGCGGCCGAGCATCGCGGCGATGTCGCGTAGCGTGACGTCAGCGACCTGCTGGCCGATGAGCTTTCCATCCGGGGCTACGCCGATCAACACCTGGCCGCCTTCCCCGTTGAGGAAGGCGCAAAGCGTCTCGCCCGCGCGTCGCAGCTCGGCGGTCGAGCGCTTGAACTCCAGCGTCTCGGACTCGCCCCGGGCGGCGGTCAACTCGAGCGAGGCGAGCGAATTCATGCGACCCGGGCCTCCTCGCCGCTCAGGAGAGCGGTGTCTGCCGATGCCGGGTCGATCTTGCCGGTGACAGCCGCCGTGATGAGTGCCTGCCGGTACTCTTGGAGTTTCGAGACAGATTTAGTCGTTACGTTAGCCAGTTCATCGAGGTGACGGAGCTCGCGATTCACAGAGTCGACAATTTGGTCCTGCTCGTCCAGCGGCGGGCCGGCGACACGCAGGGAACGAAGCTTCTCCTGGCTGATATTGGGCTGACCGCCGCCAACGCCGAGCTCGACGATGTGCTGGCGCATTGCCTGGAGCCACAAAATAAAAAACCTTGGACGCATACCGACAGGCGAAGCAAAGGCACAGCACGCCTGATTCATTACTGCAGGGGTGCCGAGTATTCCTGTGCGTCCAATCGTCGCGCCGTACATTGCTATGAGCACCGATTCCACCGGAAACAGCTTAAGAGCCGAGTGTTGCTCTAGCAGGTTGCTGAAGAACTCTGTTTTTGGGCGCGAGTCGCTGCCTGGGCCCGTGGTGGTGCCTGGGTAACGAGAGGTCGAGCGCATGGATTTCGCCGTCCCGCACGCTCGTAAATCGGTCCGAGCCTCGCGCCGTACGAATGCGATGCCTCCACGGCGGCGCTCATTGGCGCGCAGCACGGATCGGCGCTCACGCCGCGCTCCCGAGCAGCCGCGAGAGACGCAGCAGGTTGTACGCTGCGCCTGTGAAGTAGGCGCAGAGCTGGGTTCGTTCGACGCCTCGGTAGCGGGTCTTCCTCAGCCCACCTACGGTCTTCATCCAGCCGAAGATCTCCTCGACCTTCTTCCTGCATCTCTGACTGTGGCGGTACCCAATCTGGCGCGCTTGCCGCGCGTCGACGTTCGAGTGCTTTCGCTTTCGGGCGACGTGCGGAACGACACCTTCGACAAAGACGTCGTGCACGAAGTCGGCGGTGTCGTAGCCCTTGTCGGCGCCCAGCGTAGCTGGCGAGAAGCCTTTTCTCTTCTGACGCTGCAGCATGCGCAGCGCCTCGCGGCGTTCGGCAGTTCCGTCAGCGTGCGAGATCGAGATGTCGATGCAGAGGCCGTTCCGGTTCTCCATCAGCACGTGGCCCGACAGCGCCAGCTTCGCCTCCTTGCCTGCGCCCTTCCGGGCAAGCCGCGCATCCGGGTCGGTAGACGATTCGTGCGTGGCGTTGGCGCGCTTCTCGCCGTGGAAATCGATGGTTGGGTTCCCCGGATCGTCTGGCGGCTCGTTATCCTTCGCGCCCTTCTTCTTGAAGCTCTTCATCGACGCCCACGCCTCGATCAGCGTGCCGTCGACCGTGAAGTGCTCGGCCGAGATCAGCTTCGCCTCCTTAGCCTGGCGGACCACGCCCTCAAAGAAGAGGCGCGCGACATCCGCCCTGATCAGCCGCTCCTTGTTCTTCGAGAAGGTCGAGGCATCGAAGCTTTCCTCGGTCATGCCCATGTCCAGGAAGAAGCGGAACATCAGGTCGTAGTCGAGGCGCTCGCAGAACTGCCGCTCGCTCCGGATGCTGAAGAGCGCGATGAGGAGGCAGGCCTTCAGGATGATCTCGGGCGGGATCGAGGGGCGGCCGGTGCCGCTGTACATCGACTCGAAGACGGGCGAGAGGCGCTGGAGCTCACGGTCGGCGAGCAGCTTGATCCGGCGGATCGGGTGGTCCCTGGGCACCCGCTGTTCCGGTCCGATCAGGGTGAGCATCGACGCCTGCCGCTCGAGTTTGCCGCGCATCGCTTCCTCCGCAAGAGCGCGCGATTCTACGGTAGCGATCCTATCGGGTCGATCCCTGCGGTGCGGGGGACCGCAGGGTTTTTCAGCAACCTGCTAGCGCTACCGTCGTGACGCTCTTCTGAGTAGTCTCAATCTCTCGCTCGCGAAGTTCGGACGTCGTCACCCAAGGGACCGATCCATCAAGATAAAACTCGGAGTTCTGCGAATCGGGGGTGGTCCCACTTCCAATCTTGCCGAACCAGCGCGCCACCTTCTTCACTTGCCAATGTGCGGGCAACAGATCGGTCCAGTTCACACCCGAGTCGTTCATTGGTGCGCTCGGATCGAGCCCCTTGGTCACCGCCCGCGTGATGAGTTCCTGCCGATTTTCGGCGAGGAGCGCGACGAGCTTCTCCTTCTTTGCGATTAGCGCGTCGATGGCGGCGGTCTTCCGGTCGAGGAAGTCGGCGATGCGGCGCTGGTCATCGAGCGGCGGAATCGCGAGAGGAAGCTTTTTCCACTGCTCTGTACGAAGCGCCTTTGTTCCGTGGGCGGCCTCTTCGACGCGAGCCAAGAGCGCGGGGTTTAGACCCACAAGTAGCCACGCGAGAAAAGCCCCACGCACGACCCTCCGGGGAACCAGGGCCTTCATGTCCTGATTGATGGTCAGCGGGCGCATCGCGAGGGAAATCGGTACCGTGTGGTCGAGGATCATACCGCGGGTGACCATCAACACGCTGCCCTCGGCGATCCATCGCAAAGCGCTATGCGCGAGCGCGGCCTCCGAGACGTGGTCCTCCGAGTCGGCGATACGCAGGACCTTCATGTCCTTCGGAGATACCCACGGAATTTCGCCATCCCAAAATGACGGTTCGTCCTTGCTAGGGGTGGCTCCGCTTCGGACCTCCACGAGATGGCCTAGAAAAGTGCGCTGCCATGATGCCGGCGCGGACTGCGTCCACGGCGCTTCGACCAATCCACTCGCAGTCGCCTTTTTCACGCAAGCACCTCGCCGAGCAGCCCCTGGATCTCCTTCTCCAACGCGTGGATCTCGCTCTCGATCTCCGCGAGAGGGCGCAGCGGTTTGTACTGGTAGAAGTGTCGCGAGAACGGGATCTCGTAGCCGACCTTCACCTTGCTCTCGTCGACTACGACGGCCTCGCCGCCTCGCAGCTCGACACCCGCAATCCAGGCGTCCGGCACGTGCGGCTTCACGTCGCGTGCGAAGTATGCCGCAACGTTTTCCTTGAGCGGAACGTTCTCGGTGTCGCGCAAATCGACGTCGGGCTCGGGCCGACCTCTGCTATCGGTGCAAACCTCCGCGCTTTCGTCGCGCTCGCCGAGGGCCGAGAGGATCGCCTTCTTCACCGGCGCAGGCACGCTGAGGCCCGCGCAGGAGAGCGCTCCGGCGAGCTCTTCTTCGAATCGATCGCGGCTCTTGTAGACCTTCTTTGCCTCCAGCGGGTCCAGCGCGGTCAGGATGGACTCCTGAAGCGCCCTCCCCTCGTCGATCTCCTTTTCACCCGCGGCGCCCTTCTTCTTCGACAAGGCGAGGGCCGCGAACGCTCTCTCCTCGCGCAGCCGTTCGAGCCGCTCTGGCGAAGCCTGGAACGACAGGCGCAGCGGCCGCTCGATGGTGATTCGGCGGTAGCCGAAGTCCTCGTTGTCGAAGATCTTGCTGATTGCGCTCTCGCGGAATTCGCCGAAGGTCCTGGCGATGGTCGCGATGTGCTCGGTCGAGAGCTCGTTGCGCTTGTTGCCGAGCGACTTGCGCATCTTCTGGAAGAGCTCGACCGCGTGGATGAGCTGCACCTTCCCGCGGCGATGCTTGGGCTTCTTGTTCGTCAGCACCCAGACATAGGTCGCGATGCCGGTGTTGTAGAAGAGCTGGTCCGGCAGGGCGACGATCGCCTCGAGCCAGTCGTTCTCGAGGACCCATCGGCGGATCTCGCTCTCGCCCGAGCCGGCGTCGCCGGTGAAAAGCGGCGAGCCGTTGAAGACGATGGCGATGCGGCTGCCGCCCTCGCCGGTCTTGCTGTCGACCGGCTTCATCTTGGCGACCATGTGCTGCAGGAAGAGGAGCGCACCGTCGTTGATACGTGGCGTTCCTGCGCCGAACCGCCCAGCGAAGCCCTGGCCGTCCCGCTCGGCCTCGACGGTCTTCTGTACGTTCTTCCAGTCGACCCCGAAGGGGGGGTTCGACAGCATGTAGTCGAAGCGCCGACCCGCGTGCCCATCCTGGTCGAAGGAGTTTCCGCGCGCGATGTTCTCGGGGTTCTGCCCCTTGATGATCATGTCGCTCTTGCAGATCCCGTAGGACTCCGGGTTCAACTCTTGGCCGAAGACCTCGAGCCGCGCGTCGGGATTCAGCTCGCGCAGGTACTCCTCGGCGACGCTGAGCATGCCGCCGGTGCCGCAGGCGGGATCGAAGAGAGTGCGCACGATCCCCGCGCGCCGGAGCGCCGCGTCGTCCTCGACGAAGAGCAGATCGACCATCAGCCGGATGATCTCGCGCGGCGTGTAGTGGTCACCGGCCTCCTCGTTCTTCTTCTCGTTGAAGCGCCGGATCAGCTCCTCGAAGACGCTGCCCATGATGTGGTTGGGCACCACGTCGGGGTGGAGGTCGACCTCTGCGAAGAGGCCCACCACCTGATAGAGAAGGTTCGCGTCGTCGAGCCGCGTGATCTGCTCGTCGAATTTGAACTGCTCGAGGATGTCGCGCGCGTTCGCGGAGAAGGCCTTGAGGTATCCGCGGAGGTTCTGCGCGATGTGGTTCGGATCGCCCTTGAGCCGCCCGAAGTCGAGCTTCGAGGTGTTGTAGAAGGGCACGCCGGTGAGCTTGCGGAGCGCGACGTCGACGGCCGGATCGGTTGCCTTCAAGCCCTTGCCCTTCAGCGCCTCGAGGCGGACGAGGACCTTGTCCTTGGAGGGCTCGAGCACGCAATCGAGCCGCCGGGCGACGAGCAGGGGCAGGATGACCTTATCGTACTCGTTGGGCTTGTAGGCCCCGCGCATCCGCTCGGCGTTCTGCCAGAGGAAGTCGGCGATCTCGCGGAAACTCGTGAACCGCTTTGCCTGGGGGTCCTCGGCGCTCGTTGCGCCGTGGGTGATCTTCAACATCCACTCTTCCCTGTCGCCCTCGTGCCCGGGCTTCGATCGGCGCGTCGCGCGCCCAGGACCTCTGCATGGTCCGGTCCTGCACACCCGAGCAGAGTGCCCCAGGCATTCCCTCCCTACAAGGTCGGAGGAGTGTCGGGTCATCGAGCGGCGGAGGCGCTCCGATCAGCCGGCCTTCATCGAAGCCAGTTCCTGACGTCGGTGCCATCGAACGCGGAGAGCGAGCGAGAGAGCGAGGAGCAGGAGGGCCGTCGGGCTCGAACCGCTTGCACCGCTCGAGTTGCATCCATCGGTGCGGCGCGAGCGGGTGGGCTCGTGCGGGTCGGAGTCGGTTCCGCCATCGCCGCCTGGCCCCATGCCAGCCTCCCCGCCCATTCCTCCACCGCGGCCACCGCGGCCACCGCCGCCACCGCCGCCACCGCCGCCACCGCCGCCACCGCTGCCACCAGTTCCATCCGATCCTCCCGTCCCTCCCGTCCCTCCGGTGCCGCCGGTGCCGCCGGTGCCGCCCGTGCCCGGCTCCTCCGGCGTGTCGATCGCGTAGAGCACCCAGCGACCGTCGCTGGAATCGATGTTCGTGGGCAGGTAGGCGCGGCTGCCGTCGCCAGTCAGGCGGATCCGGCTGGAGGGTCTCGGATGCGACCCGTCGACGGGAGGCAGATCGACTCGCCACCCCAACGTGCCGCCGGAACGGACCGACATCAGCGCGGTCCCCTCCTGGGTAATCGAGGCGACGACCAGTTCCCCGTCGGGATGCAGGACGGGACCGAACTCGATGTAACCGGGCAACTCCCGCATCCATCTCCTCGAGCCGCGCTGGCTCACTGAGTAAAGGAATCGACCGTTGGTCACGAAATACGCGCCGCTGTCGGAACCAGCTTCCGGCTCGGTGATGAGGTTGGTCGGACCCTCGGGCTCGAAGGACCAGACCTTCTCACCGGAGGTGTCGAACGCATGTAGGGCGAGAGGCGCTCCCGGCCCCCGCCATCCCGTCATGAACACGTTCCCATTGGGCGCGACGGCCGGGTACCCGTACCTCTGCCCGCCAACGGGCGTGATGTGATTGCACGCGTTCACCGACCACACGAGGTCGCCCCCGAGCCGGTGGGCCTGCAGGCTCCCCCACGAGAACTGGTCGTCTCGAGGCACGTTGCTCACGAGGTAGACCCGGTCGACGGGACCCGAGCCGGAGCTGGGGCCGAAGGTGATCTCGGCGCCGCGAATGTTCGTGCCCACCGCGGGGGAGTGCTCCGACTCGGAGCCGACGAGGACGCCTTCGGGACTGAGAATCCGCAGCCCCCCGCCGCCAGGCATCCGGATCGAGAAGTAGAGGTTACCGTCCGGGCCGACCGAGAGCCCGTGTGAAAGGAGCCCCTCCTCCGTGTGGATCCACTTGAGGCTTCCGTCCCGACGATATGCGTGGATTTGCAGGTCGGGCCCGATCAGGTTCACCGCCGCGTAGAGGGTGCCGTCCGCGCCCACCGCCAACGTTCCCTCGTCGGCCTCGCCCGAAAAGAAGGCGTCGTGACCTCCGACGCTTGGCCCGTGACGGATCCAATTCAGCAGGCCGCTACCGCCGAGGGAATAGATGAACCCGCGCTCGTCCCCGACGTAGACCGAGCCGTCGGGTCCAACCGCCGGCCGGTGCAAGCTGAACGTACCGTCGGCGACGAACCGCCACGCGACAGGGCCGTCCCCAGCAGGCAACGGCCGCACCTCGAACGAAAGGGACCCGCTCGCGCCCTCGGGTGTGACGACGCGGAGCGGGCTCGCGCCGATGGAGACACCTTCGCTCACGTAGGCCACGATCCGACCATCTGTCCAGGTCGCGGTCGCCGCTTCGACCCCGCCGATTTCGACCCTCGATCCGGTGGCGAGGGGTCGTTCCCCGAATCCGGTGCCGAGGATCTCGAACCGCCCGCTCTGCGGGACGGCGACGGACGAAACCTCGGTGATCACGGGAGGAGCGGCCTGCGCCGCTGTCGCGGCGAAGAGAACAGCGAACGACTGCATGAAGAATGCGAGACGCATTGGGTTCCCCGAGCGCGGGCAGCCATCCGGCGCCCGCGAAGATCTGTGATAGGCGGGCGCTACGGATTCGTGAGGACGCCGTCGATTCGGACGCGCACCGTGACATCGAAGAGCGATTCGTCGACCGGATGGGTGAGGCCGCTCACGTACGTGTAATGGCGCATGACGAACCTGGCGAGATCGTCGGTGCGGGAGACGAACTGCGTCGTGACCCGGCCGTTCTGATGGAGGGCGGCGGTCATCCAGTCGAAGTCCTCGATACATCCGCCGAGCGCGGTCGGGATGGAGGCGGCCTTATCGGCGACCATCACGTGGAACCAGCGATAGGGAGGCTGGGACGGATCCGTGGACCACTCGGGGATGTCGAAGACGAGCGATCCCACCACCCCCTTCGCCTCCGGGATCCCGGTCTCGAATCGCACGTCCTGATCCGTCACGGTGACGACGGGATCGAACTCGAGGGGCACGTCGAGCGGGCGATACACGAGCCCCGCCCTGGGAGACAGCCAGCCCACGGCGTCGACCCAGGGCTCGGGCC
The Vulgatibacter incomptus DNA segment above includes these coding regions:
- a CDS encoding type I restriction endonuclease subunit R gives rise to the protein MTAKHTEQAFEEAIEHHLVTAGGWRKVPPAAFDRDRALLPAELFAFFEATQTALWAELRAQHGAGLEAAVLDTLCKALDSRGTLDVLRHGLKFFGKKLDCATFKPAHGLNPDVVATYAENRLAVTRQVRFAPSGHKDEDQSIDLMLSLNGLPIATVELKNPLTQQTVQHAIAQYRARDPRHRLLQFKLRALVHFAVDPDHAFMTTRLAGEGTTFLPFNRGAHGGAGNPEHPSGYRTAYLWEEVWQRDSFLDIVGRFLHLAKEEKLRAGKKVEEEKIVFPRYHQLDAVRRLEAAARIDGPGNSYLIQHSAGSGKSNSIAWLAHRLASLHDAKDARVFDSVVVITDRRVLDKQLQDNIYQFEHKQGVVAKIDEHSDQLAKALEGGTPIIITTLQKFPVILERIGGLKGRRYALVVDEAHSSQTGESARKMKQVLAATSLEEAEGLDAAGDEDDSEEKVLAAVMASRGRQRNLSYFAFTATPKAKTLEIFGHRDAEGKPRPFHLYSMRQAIEEGFILDVLKSYTTYKAFYRLVKATENDPRVPKEEATRQLARFMSLHPHNVAQKTEVMVEHFRTKVRHKLGGRAKAMLVTSSRLHAVRYKQAFDAYLKEKGYGDIGVLVAFSGIVKDPASDLEFTEPGMNVDKVGKHISEAGLPGAFDGDDFQILLVANKYQTGFDQPLLHTMYVDKRLSGVQAVQTLSRLNRTAPGKQDTFVLDFVNDTEEIQQSFQPYYEATTVAESAEPQQLYDLAHRLEGAQVFWLSEVEAFCKVFFSPREKQSVQDQAEMNRHLNPGVDRFKALEEATREEFKNALGAFVRLYAFLSQIMPFSDPDLEKLYTFARYFETKLPQDPKKGPLSLDGDVALEYYRLDKLSEGAIALRAAEPGVVFGATEVGTRKAKDDEAQLSEIIGVLNDRFGTEFDQADQILFDQFVAAAKLDDEVVQRAKANPLDNFALAMKGKVEGLMVDRMDQNQEIVTRYLNDSQFQDLAFRLLVKRIYDEIRGEKFAAAGL
- a CDS encoding ATP-binding protein yields the protein MNSLASLELTAARGESETLEFKRSTAELRRAGETLCAFLNGEGGQVLIGVAPDGKLIGQQVADVTLRDIAAMLGRFEPSARIDLERVDVDGGRTVIVLTAPSAREYAPFAFEGKAYRRVGSTTATMSQEEYARLLLDRNHSRHRWELRPAVGVRLQDLDHEEILRTRQTAIEQRRLSAGTSMDVGDILDRLGLRVDGQITHAAQMLYGTRFLPDYPQALLKLGRFRGTTITGDILDNKQEHMHAFAMVREAIAWLDRTLPLSARFPKGNILREDRLPVPADALREVIVNAVIHRDVSRASSYVAIAVFDDRIEVRSVGEFPSGIRAELLSGEHPSILRNPLMAGAFHRTGAVEVWGRGTNRVIEACRAYGIAAPEFTEVAGVVTVTFKAAVFPEAAQGPRLSQVRPKSVLSLSQVQVLEIASDPSSLADLMASAGHTNRTRFRHQVLAPLIESGLLELTIPDKPTSSRQQYRTTAAGLALVRQNS
- a CDS encoding restriction endonuclease subunit S, whose product is MRSTSRYPGTTTGPGSDSRPKTEFFSNLLEQHSALKLFPVESVLIAMYGATIGRTGILGTPAVMNQACCAFASPVGMRPRFFILWLQAMRQHIVELGVGGGQPNISQEKLRSLRVAGPPLDEQDQIVDSVNRELRHLDELANVTTKSVSKLQEYRQALITAAVTGKIDPASADTALLSGEEARVA
- a CDS encoding IS5 family transposase, with the translated sequence MRGKLERQASMLTLIGPEQRVPRDHPIRRIKLLADRELQRLSPVFESMYSGTGRPSIPPEIILKACLLIALFSIRSERQFCERLDYDLMFRFFLDMGMTEESFDASTFSKNKERLIRADVARLFFEGVVRQAKEAKLISAEHFTVDGTLIEAWASMKSFKKKGAKDNEPPDDPGNPTIDFHGEKRANATHESSTDPDARLARKGAGKEAKLALSGHVLMENRNGLCIDISISHADGTAERREALRMLQRQKRKGFSPATLGADKGYDTADFVHDVFVEGVVPHVARKRKHSNVDARQARQIGYRHSQRCRKKVEEIFGWMKTVGGLRKTRYRGVERTQLCAYFTGAAYNLLRLSRLLGSAA
- a CDS encoding restriction endonuclease subunit S gives rise to the protein MKKATASGLVEAPWTQSAPASWQRTFLGHLVEVRSGATPSKDEPSFWDGEIPWVSPKDMKVLRIADSEDHVSEAALAHSALRWIAEGSVLMVTRGMILDHTVPISLAMRPLTINQDMKALVPRRVVRGAFLAWLLVGLNPALLARVEEAAHGTKALRTEQWKKLPLAIPPLDDQRRIADFLDRKTAAIDALIAKKEKLVALLAENRQELITRAVTKGLDPSAPMNDSGVNWTDLLPAHWQVKKVARWFGKIGSGTTPDSQNSEFYLDGSVPWVTTSELREREIETTQKSVTTVALAGC
- a CDS encoding type I restriction-modification system subunit M is translated as MLKITHGATSAEDPQAKRFTSFREIADFLWQNAERMRGAYKPNEYDKVILPLLVARRLDCVLEPSKDKVLVRLEALKGKGLKATDPAVDVALRKLTGVPFYNTSKLDFGRLKGDPNHIAQNLRGYLKAFSANARDILEQFKFDEQITRLDDANLLYQVVGLFAEVDLHPDVVPNHIMGSVFEELIRRFNEKKNEEAGDHYTPREIIRLMVDLLFVEDDAALRRAGIVRTLFDPACGTGGMLSVAEEYLRELNPDARLEVFGQELNPESYGICKSDMIIKGQNPENIARGNSFDQDGHAGRRFDYMLSNPPFGVDWKNVQKTVEAERDGQGFAGRFGAGTPRINDGALLFLQHMVAKMKPVDSKTGEGGSRIAIVFNGSPLFTGDAGSGESEIRRWVLENDWLEAIVALPDQLFYNTGIATYVWVLTNKKPKHRRGKVQLIHAVELFQKMRKSLGNKRNELSTEHIATIARTFGEFRESAISKIFDNEDFGYRRITIERPLRLSFQASPERLERLREERAFAALALSKKKGAAGEKEIDEGRALQESILTALDPLEAKKVYKSRDRFEEELAGALSCAGLSVPAPVKKAILSALGERDESAEVCTDSRGRPEPDVDLRDTENVPLKENVAAYFARDVKPHVPDAWIAGVELRGGEAVVVDESKVKVGYEIPFSRHFYQYKPLRPLAEIESEIHALEKEIQGLLGEVLA